The Phycisphaerae bacterium genomic interval CAGTAGCGCGAGCCCGGCACGATCATCTGGTTGATCAGGAAGAAGTGGTTGATCGAGTCGTAGGCGTGGACGGCTCCGGCGCGGCGGGCTGTGACCACCGCGGCGCCGACCTTCCGGCGGAGCGCATCGCCGTTGGCCTTGGCCACGTAGCCCGCCCGGTCGATCAGGGCCTTCATCTCGGCTGTTATGTCGGCGAAGTAGGTCGGCGAGCCGAGAATGATGCCGTCCGCCGCTATCATCTTGGCAATGTACTCGTTGATCCCGTCATCGGTCACCACGCAGCGCTGGTTCTGGGCATGGAAACAGCCTCGGCACGCCCGGCATCCGCGCAGCGGCTT includes:
- a CDS encoding flavodoxin family protein, with the protein product MKVVAFNGSARKDGNTAILINEMFEELKKEGIETEMVQLAGKPLRGCRACRGCFHAQNQRCVVTDDGINEYIAKMIAADGIILGSPTYFADITAEMKALIDRAGYVAKANGDALRRKVGAAVVTARRAGAVHAYDSINHFFLINQMIVPGSRYWNLGIGREIGEVREDEEGMDTMRVLGRNMAWLIKKINA